One stretch of Pradoshia sp. D12 DNA includes these proteins:
- a CDS encoding MFS transporter — MNNPRWFSQNFFLFFMTWGIFLPYWTGYLVQGKGLTVSEASLIMGFGLVVRGLSALFVYPIASRYWSAHKVAFLLIICSLAVTILYIPSTSFTSLFVVTLIFSAFYPTLLPAVEGTASILMRQGDGAYGKARSYGSLGFIVSVLVISMVTGYFGDSGILWAMMFMLVLMLIKYILPSPDILTEKPIKNESKNTMKMSSLWKIKSFSIVLLIVFLLQGAHASYYNYGYIYLQDLGVNTYYIGMIINIAVIFEIICFAKADHLFRKWQPSSLLLVAAAGSTLRWLLVAVFPNVWIFMLSQSLHALSFALAHYAFILYITNSLPKEQNSNAQGVYSAFAMSFSTAILTLAGGFLYDISPGLSFAGMAIFTLPAIIIILVTRRKYRY, encoded by the coding sequence ATGAACAATCCGCGTTGGTTTTCACAGAACTTTTTTTTATTTTTTATGACATGGGGTATATTTTTACCTTATTGGACAGGTTATCTTGTACAAGGAAAAGGATTGACAGTATCAGAAGCAAGCTTAATTATGGGATTTGGATTGGTGGTACGAGGGCTATCAGCGCTCTTTGTTTATCCAATCGCCTCCAGATACTGGAGTGCTCATAAAGTCGCTTTCCTTTTAATTATCTGCTCATTAGCAGTGACAATCCTATATATACCATCGACATCATTTACTTCCCTATTTGTTGTCACTCTTATTTTTAGTGCCTTTTATCCAACTTTACTTCCCGCAGTGGAAGGTACTGCTAGTATTTTAATGAGACAGGGGGATGGGGCATATGGAAAAGCTCGCTCATATGGCTCTCTTGGATTCATTGTCTCTGTGCTAGTAATTAGTATGGTTACTGGGTATTTTGGGGATAGTGGGATTTTATGGGCAATGATGTTCATGCTTGTTTTAATGCTTATCAAGTATATTTTACCTAGCCCGGATATACTAACTGAAAAACCGATCAAAAATGAAAGTAAAAATACAATGAAAATGAGCAGCTTATGGAAGATTAAAAGCTTCTCAATTGTTTTGCTAATCGTATTTTTACTTCAGGGTGCTCACGCATCTTATTATAATTATGGCTATATTTATTTACAGGATTTAGGTGTAAACACATACTATATCGGTATGATCATTAATATTGCTGTTATTTTTGAGATCATCTGTTTTGCGAAGGCTGATCATCTGTTTAGAAAATGGCAGCCATCTTCTTTATTATTGGTAGCTGCTGCTGGATCAACTCTGCGCTGGTTATTGGTAGCTGTATTCCCGAATGTTTGGATTTTCATGTTATCGCAGAGTTTGCATGCACTATCCTTTGCTTTGGCACATTATGCATTTATCCTTTATATAACAAACTCGCTGCCAAAAGAGCAAAATTCCAATGCACAAGGTGTATACTCGGCTTTTGCTATGAGTTTTAGCACAGCGATATTGACACTGGCAGGAGGATTTTTATATGATATTTCTCCAGGACTCTCTTTTGCCGGAATGGCTATTTTTACATTGCCAGCAATTATAATCATTTTAGTGACAAGAAGAAAATATCGTTATTAA